The Vitis riparia cultivar Riparia Gloire de Montpellier isolate 1030 chromosome 3, EGFV_Vit.rip_1.0, whole genome shotgun sequence genome segment TTCGACAGCCTGCCTAGAGCTCGCTGATGTTTGACCTGTTGCAGCACATGTCTGAGTATCGGAAGTCCACCTTTTTATGTAATTGAAGTAAACATGCGTACATGAACTAGGAATCTAATGGTAAGTATAGGAGCTTGGGCTTCTCTCTAGCATCATTGTtatgcaaattaaagaaaaacgaATAATACTTGGCCATGAATTACTAGGCTGGGTTGATTGAAATCACACCCAACTAAGggaataaaaacatatatacaCACCCAACAATCATCCAGGGTAAGAGGGGGTTCCAGGCTTACCTTTTTGACGGCACAACTGAATTCCATCGGAACCGCTTCCAATGattaaagtgaaataaatagaaaaccaaataagacatGTTAGctaaataaaaagaacaataaaaagaattaaaaaaaaagcatcGTTATAATTTGAGTTATTTGAACTTCTTACTTTATATTTGGAAAGCTAATGTTAGTGCTATTTTCCTGGTATGGATtggatatataaaataacatttgtatttgttttactttttaaattggTAGATATAATTAAGATTACTACATGTGCAAAAAGtgatgaaactaaaaaaatgtgtgtgtgagagagagagaacgaCATAGGGCTCAATGTGTACAAATTAGAGAGGTGGGAGTATGGTCTTAAAGATTCCCAAcatgtatttcattttcaaatatgctataaatttcttttaaaaaaaattataattaaaaaatgtagcATGAGTAATTATATTGGTCTTACATGTTAATTCAAGAAATAAGTGATAGGTAGTAATTCTAGACTTTTATAAACATATATTCTATCACTTTTTTATGCTTATTGCATTTTTTACATTCATTTATATAGGAAGGGGGGGAGTGATCagtgatatataaaaaatttcagtaTAAGAACTCCTTATATGTTAATTAGATAACCAATATATTAAGGTATAACAAAATTGGTAATTGAAGGGATCCAAAGCAGATAGGTGAAGGTAGTTACCGTGAATAATCCCAAAGAGGAATTCTAGACCTTCTGGACCCGAGAAGAAGCCGCAACCAGGAAAGCTTAATTTTTACCTCTACCAAATTTAGCAGCTCATCAAGTCCTGAGAACTTtgttttagaataaaattgtaGTTGCATAAGCCATGGCATCGCGCCTTTCTCTATGTTCAACTTGTTCAATTCCCTCAACTTAAAAAGTTGAAGTACTTTGAGTTGAGGAAACCCATTTGCAGATACATGCATTTCCTTTCCAAGATATGACTTAGCCCTTAATCTGAGAGTCAACAATTTTGGCAGCTTCTCCAAAACGAGCATAGCATCACGATCTAGCCTGGATGCTTCCAATGTCAATTGTGTGAGATTTGGTGAGAATTCAACAATTTCAGGCAATTTTTGCATGCATCCCTTTATGTCCAACTTAGAGAGATGGAGGCAAGAGTTCATGGCAAGGGAGGGAATGTTGGACTCATCTGATGCCTTGAGATACAAGGATTTAAGACTAAGTAGCTTGGCAATGGAGTTTGAAAACACATGCCCTTCTACCTCACATCTTCCTtctaatttcaatttctcaagACAAGTTAAGTTGCTTGAATCGTTCTTGATCCATTGGTTGAAGGTTATGCCTGAtagaatttgaagattttgcaaTGTATCGATTTGCAGTGGAACATCTCCCTCTTGCCCCTCCATGTAAAGATATCTCATGTTTTTAATCTTCCATATCACATTTGGCACTTGTCTAAGATTGTTTATCTCCAGAGTCTGCAAACTCCTCAGGTTGCCTATAGATGGTGGGAGCATTTTTAGACCAGTATGCCTTACTCCCAAGTACCTTAAATGAATCAGTTCCCCAATCATACTGGGTAGGCATTCAATTTCTAAACCTTCCAAATCTAACACTCTAAGCACTTTGAAGCATTTAACAATGAAATCTAGTTGTGATGCTCTACAATTTTTCcccaaattgaaaaataagagaGAGCGAAGATATGGAGTTAAATGTTCAATGGAAGCGCACCTCTCAAAGTCAGAATAAATACGACGGGGTTTAGATGAAATGAGAGATGAACTGGTGGAGGAGGGTGGAGGATCTGCAATATTAGTTCCAATGAAGTTTTGTTCTTTTGCCTTTTCAATAGCCAACTCTCGTACAAGGTCATGAACCCGACATTTCATAACCCTTCCATTAACGCTCATTGTCACTCCTTGAATCAAATTTCTATTGATTAACTCATTCAAGTAAACCTCAGCCATGTCTTTCATTCTTCGGTCATCTTGTTCTGGCACAAAACCCTCAGCAGTCCATAAAAGGAGCAGTTTTCTTGAGGAGATCACATAATCTTCTGGGAAGAGACTTAAATGAAGAAAGCACGGTTTCAAGTAATGGGGCAAGTCGATGTAGCTCAGGTTTAGCATTGTCATTACTCCCATTTGGCCTTCTTTATCAAGGTGTGCACTAATGTTACCGTGCACCTGCTTCCATTCTGTATGTGACATATTTCTTGACAGCAAACCCCCCAATACAACGATGGCCAATGGCAAGCCATTACATTTGTCCACCATCTCTTCCCCAAGTTCCTTCAAATCTGGAGGATAGCTCCCTCTATCAGCATCAAGGAACGCCTTCCGACAAAACAAGTCCCAGCTCTGTTGCTTCGAAAGAAGCCTCATTTCATGGGGAATAGTTCGAGCATCTGCATGCAAAGCAACATCCTTATATCGAGTTGTAAGAAGTAATCTGCTGCCGTTGCTCCCATCGGGAAAAACATTTCCAAGGCAATCAGGATCGTTGCTGCTCACTTTGGCAATAAAATCCCAATCGGCACAGCTCCATACATCATCCAGAGCTATCAAATATCTTTTCTCCTTCAAATAATCATGAAGGAAATCCCCCAACTCGTTCTCTCCATACTTCTCTATCATTTCTGCTTGCACTTTAGTTGGTGCAGAAACCTGGTTAATAATTTGCATATAAACCTCTCTGGGTCTACAATCTTGGGATACATAAATCCAGGCACGACAATCTGGAAAGTGTTCCTCAATTTTTTCATGATTATAGACCTTCTTGGCAAGGGTGGTTTTGCCTATGCCGCCCATTCCTACCAAAGAAATCACGCGGCGCCTTTGGTCTCCTACTGTGAGCTGCTTTACTAGcttatctgcctcctgtgtaaggCCCACGATGACACGTTCTTCTGCACGAGGAGAGGAGCGTCTTAGATCCTGCAACTTTTGACCCGAACCGCTTGTTCCTTCTCCAATGTTTTTTATTCCGAGAGCCTCCCGCCTATTTGAGATGTCTTGGAGGTTGAGTTGGATGGCTTCAATTTTCTTGCCAACCTTATGGCGGTTTATCAACTTCTTGAAGACACGCTTGAGAAAGTAGACTGTTCGCAGGGACTCTGCATTCAGGATGAACATGTCTATGATGTCCTCAACATCATAAACCGCTTCACGGATTTCAGAAACCCAGTTGCGCACTCTTACATCTTCTTCTTGCTTCTTCTCCGCTTCTTCCAAGAAGCATTTCATGGCCCCTAGATCTTTATTCAGCCTCTCGACTTTCCCCCGTACCCCCTTCAAGAAAATTGCTTCTTGAATGAGCATGTCACCGATCCTTTCAATCGCAAAGGAAACCACAGCATCTGTCGCCATTGTAGTGTTCTCTCACTGGCCTTCCCTTAACTCTGGATGGAACTGATTCTCTCAAGAAGGAAATACTCAAGTTTTGGATAATGTTTAGGAGTAATGGCAAGAGGCAAGAGCTTATAACGTTGATGAAGGTATCTTGATTGACGAAACCATTACATTATAGTGCTTTTGTTATTTGGTGGAGAGGACTGAGAAGAGTATTTTATGTAAATGCCAGATATGCATGACCTGAACTTGATTTCGATCCACCAACGACCCATAATATGAAAGCAATATATCAGCTAATAGCTTCTAAATATCATTTAGTTAATTCAGCAATAACTAATGTACAAAAGGTTTTATAATTAATGGCCTCTCACATTCATGGTgctaaaaatcaaaacaattttactAAAGTTCTAGCTAATTGCTATTATTTGCTTGGCAAGAAGAAAAGGATTGCTTTGATCCGGTCTTCTCATTAATTAGACAAAGTCAAGCAAACAATAGAATAAGTAAAGCTAACTCAAAAAGTTTGCTCTCAATTCTTGCATCTACTTTCATACACTTTCATAAAGTTTAGTAAGCATTACTCGTTATAATTTAAATCTCATgtacccattttttttaatgtgtaaatatataatttagagTCTATGTGATCATAAAGTCTAAAGGTCCTGTtggacaattatttttaaaaacttttttttttttgtttttcaaaacaaaaacaaaaaaaaaaagtagggaatgtatttagtaattataagacaaaaatcaattttctgttattaaaaatgaaaaacatggtATTtcgaaaaacatattttaattgtttttttatggtttaaaaaaataattggttaCTCAAGAGGGGTGGCTAGAGGCAAAAGAGATGATACTCACAAATCTTTTGTGATTTGGTGGAGAAGACTGTATTTTAAGTCATGCATGAGCTGCACTTGATTTCGATTGAGCAATCAGCCAATAGTTTCTAGATATCATTTGGTTGCTTCAATGGCATGGGACCTTCCCTAGTCTTTACGTCCATGTCGATGGATTATCACACACTGCCACATACCTCTAGTAAGTTGAAATGATGGGCAGCTGCATCATGACACAACTTTTGACAACACCTATTGGCTACCTAAATTTGTAATGATTGTCCTGCCACCTACAAGGCAGTCGTCATTATAAAGAATGTCAAAGTGTCTATTCAGCACTACAGTGGTTTTCTCTTGAACACTATAAAAAGTCCTCCTAAAGCATAACTCAGGTACACGTGCTTAAGCTGACCTACTCATTGTCGTCTTGAAAAGGTCCTAATCTACCTGTGTCTAACTTAAGTTTCAGAGGGGCGTACCCGAACCATCTGTCCGAATATCCTTTATGCAAGGAAGAAGCTTACCCAGTTTCCTGTCATTAGGTAGAAGCTCTAAGAGGCACAACACAAGGAGGTTTTGACATCAGTTGACCTCGCATCAACAACTTGTTCTTACATGGCATTTAgggaattagaaaaattatggaGATTGTTTGAGATTCCCTTCAATCAAAGTATTTGAAGTGAATGGcaataaatattatcatttagTTGCTTTCATGTTCccataaataataattcaacTGTGCCAGCCAAGAAAGCCACAGCTGGCCAAGTGGGGTTTTTAATTAATGACttcaaatttgtttaatttacaTTACCTTCCCTCGGCGTTTGGATTCATCACATGCACCACTTTTAATGTagtttctaatattatattgatCAAGAATTGAAGCCACCTAAAACGTAGCCATCTAAAATATAACCGTCCAAATGAGCTTACCTAAAAATAAGCACCTACCTCGTAAGTCGTAAAAAAGGTTAGCTACTAACTCTTAACGTTTAGGGAAAAAGTTGCACCTTCACGTGACAGCCGCGTCATAATCTAGACTTTTGTTCAACCATCCAAACGCTGAAGTATCGAAAAGGAGGGAGAGATAACGGatgaaaaaagacaaaaaaagggACACACAGAATCTTTCTCTCGTCttcaagaataataataatgcattTTTTCAAAGTTACCACTTTTTCCAAAGGGCATGCCGTTTGAAAGTCAATAGAAGGAAAAACAATAAGGTAcacaagtgttttttaaaaataattttttatccattGAAAATAGACAAAACAAAACAAGCAAATAATTTTGacaatcaaaaaaagaaaatagtttttcactcttaaaaccataaaatataatattttaaaaaaatattttttaattgtttacaattattagttttataatgactatttaaaaaataattatataaatatagaaaatggttaaaaataaaataaaatttttatttttaaaatataaaaatatattaagaatatttcaaatttttaaatagaattttattctataaaacattagaaaataatagttaccaaaaattggttttcaaaactatttttaaaaacattttctaaacaaaaaattaaaagtatattttttgaaaaaacattttctaaacaaaatttaaaagcatattTTTTGAAGTCATTTCCCCATTTTGAAAATGCAAGTGTTACATATATATTTGCtgtaaaaaattaatcatgaatGTAgagttataattttaaaatatacttttactaaatatatgcaaataaggtaaaaaaaaaaattttaatttaagaataagttaattattttgactgaatatttaaatttatttctaattttaagttatgatgttaagatattttattaaattaatttgattcacCTAGTCGAGCTTTTGACTAAATTACACATACCTCTCattgttttgaacttttatcaaatatctcttctactattttcattttttattttcactcatcttctttatcatttaaaataagaaaaggatttgataaaatttcaaactaatgaaATTCAAATGTATTTAACCAAAGTCTCATGGGAGATTAATGAAGTTAACCCGTATCTTATCAAAACATACTTAACCTATTTAAtaacttgaattaaattattaaatcattaagttgaGTTATCACAAGCGCCCTAATTTGGTTA includes the following:
- the LOC117911236 gene encoding disease resistance protein RPP13-like isoform X1, producing MATDAVVSFAIERIGDMLIQEAIFLKGVRGKVERLNKDLGAMKCFLEEAEKKQEEDVRVRNWVSEIREAVYDVEDIIDMFILNAESLRTVYFLKRVFKKLINRHKVGKKIEAIQLNLQDISNRREALGIKNIGEGTSGSGQKLQDLRRSSPRAEERVIVGLTQEADKLVKQLTVGDQRRRVISLVGMGGIGKTTLAKKVYNHEKIEEHFPDCRAWIYVSQDCRPREVYMQIINQVSAPTKVQAEMIEKYGENELGDFLHDYLKEKRYLIALDDVWSCADWDFIAKVSSNDPDCLGNVFPDGSNGSRLLLTTRYKDVALHADARTIPHEMRLLSKQQSWDLFCRKAFLDADRGSYPPDLKELGEEMVDKCNGLPLAIVVLGGLLSRNMSHTEWKQVHGNISAHLDKEGQMGVMTMLNLSYIDLPHYLKPCFLHLSLFPEDYVISSRKLLLLWTAEGFVPEQDDRRMKDMAEVYLNELINRNLIQGVTMSVNGRVMKCRVHDLVRELAIEKAKEQNFIGTNIADPPPSSTSSSLISSKPRRIYSDFERCASIEHLTPYLRSLLFFNLGKNCRASQLDFIVKCFKVLRVLDLEGLEIECLPSMIGELIHLRYLGVRHTGLKMLPPSIGNLRSLQTLEINNLRQVPNVIWKIKNMRYLYMEGQEGDVPLQIDTLQNLQILSGITFNQWIKNDSSNLTCLEKLKLEGRCEVEGHVFSNSIAKLLSLKSLYLKASDESNIPSLAMNSCLHLSKLDIKGCMQKLPEIVEFSPNLTQLTLEASRLDRDAMLVLEKLPKLLTLRLRAKSYLGKEMHVSANGFPQLKVLQLFKLRELNKLNIEKGAMPWLMQLQFYSKTKFSGLDELLNLVEVKIKLSWLRLLLGSRRSRIPLWDYSRGSDGIQLCRQKGQTSASSRQAVEELAAFLSYL
- the LOC117911236 gene encoding putative disease resistance protein At1g50180 isoform X2 — encoded protein: MATDAVVSFAIERIGDMLIQEAIFLKGVRGKVERLNKDLGAMKCFLEEAEKKQEEDVRVRNWVSEIREAVYDVEDIIDMFILNAESLRTVYFLKRVFKKLINRHKVGKKIEAIQLNLQDISNRREALGIKNIGEGTSGSGQKLQDLRRSSPRAEERVIVGLTQEADKLVKQLTVGDQRRRVISLVGMGGIGKTTLAKKVYNHEKIEEHFPDCRAWIYVSQDCRPREVYMQIINQVSAPTKVQAEMIEKYGENELGDFLHDYLKEKRYLIALDDVWSCADWDFIAKVSSNDPDCLGNVFPDGSNGSRLLLTTRYKDVALHADARTIPHEMRLLSKQQSWDLFCRKAFLDADRGSYPPDLKELGEEMVDKCNGLPLAIVVLGGLLSRNMSHTEWKQVHGNISAHLDKEGQMGVMTMLNLSYIDLPHYLKPCFLHLSLFPEDYVISSRKLLLLWTAEGFVPEQDDRRVYLNELINRNLIQVVRMSVNARVMECRVHDLVRELAIEKAKEQNFIGTNIADPLSPPPVYLSFHLNPVDEVFILTLRGNLRSLRTLEINNLRQVPNVIQKIKSMRYLYMEGQQEDVPLQIDTLQNLQILSGITFNQWIKNDSSNLTCLEKLKLEGRCEVEGAVFSNSIAKLPSLKSLYLKASVESTIPPLAINSFLNLSKLDIKGHMQKLPETVEFSPNLTQLTLEASRLGCDPMSVLEKLPKLLTLRLRAKSYLGKEMNVSANGFPQLKVLQLSELQGLTKLNIGQGAMPWLMQLHIHKRVNIVGFNGLLNLVELNIMDEMAFEVKLFFSEHRFRHWHRTRTFIDGEHGFFREKGETAERSRQAVEELASILRHRRKTRGQNHI